A genome region from Chitinispirillales bacterium includes the following:
- a CDS encoding IS5/IS1182 family transposase, producing PLTSAEKEHNRQISSKRVKNEHAIGFIKRFKVISEKYRNRRKRFKLRFNLIAGICNYENNY from the coding sequence CCTTTAACGTCTGCGGAAAAAGAGCATAATAGGCAAATTTCAAGTAAACGTGTAAAAAACGAACACGCTATCGGTTTTATCAAAAGATTTAAGGTAATATCTGAAAAATACAGAAACAGGAGAAAAAGATTTAAACTAAGGTTTAATTTAATAGCGGGAATATGCAATTATGAAAATAATTATTGA